The following are encoded in a window of Astyanax mexicanus isolate ESR-SI-001 chromosome 6, AstMex3_surface, whole genome shotgun sequence genomic DNA:
- the cul2 gene encoding cullin-2: MSLKPRVVDFDETWNKLLTTIRAVVMLDYVERATWNDRFSDIYALCVAYPEPLGERLYTETKVFLENHVRQLYKKVLESEEKVLLMYHRYWEEYSKGADYMDCLYRYLNTQFIKKNKLTEADLQYGYGGVDMNEPLMEIGELALDMWRKLMIEPLQATLIRMLLKEIKNDRCGEDPNQKVIHGVINSFVHVEQYKKKFPLKFYQEIFEGPFLTKTGEYYKQEASNLLQESNCSQYMEKVLGRLKDEEVRCRKYLHPSSYAKVIHECQQRMVADHLQFLHGECQNIVRQEKRDDMANMYTLLRAVSNGLPHMIQELQVHIHDEGLRATSNLSQENMPTQFVESVLEVHSKFVQLINTVLNGDQHFMSALDKALTSVVNYREPKSICKAPELLAKYCDNLLKKSAKGMTENEVEDKLTSFITVFKYIDDKDVFQKFYARMLAKRLIHGLSLSMDSEEAMINKLKQACGYEFTSKLHRMYTDMSVSADLNNKFNNFIKTQEIVVDLGISFQIYVLQAGAWPLTQVPSSTFAIPQELEKSVQMFELFYNQHFSGRKLTWLHYLCTGEVKMNYLSKPYVAMVTTYQMAVLLAFNNSETVGYKELQDSTQMSEKELQKTIKSLLDVKMINHDSQKEEIEAESTFSLNMSFTSKRTKFKITTSMQRDTPQEMEQTRSAVDEDRKMYLQAAIVRIMKARKILRHNALIQEVINQSKARFNPSISMIKKCIEVLIDKQYIERSQTSADEYSYVA, encoded by the exons TGATATTTATGCATTGTGTGTGGCGTACCCAGAACCTTTGGGCGAGCGGCTTTACACAGAGACAAAAGTATTTCTGGAAAATCATGTCCGTCAGCTCTATAAG AAAGTGCTGGAGTCTGAGGAGAAAGTCCTGCTGATGTATCATAGATACTGGGAGGAGTACAGTAAGGGTGCTGACTACATGGATTGCTTGTACAG GTACCTCAACACACAGTtcataaagaaaaacaaactgaCGGAAGCAGACTTGCAGTATGGGTACGGTGGGGTTGATATGAATGAACCGCTGATGGAAATTGGAGAG CTTGCACTTGACATGTGGAGGAAGCTGATGATCGAGCCACTACAGGCCACGCTGATCCGAATGCTTTTGAAAGAAATCAAAAA TGACCGGTGTGGGGAGGATCCGAATCAGAAAGTAATCCATGGGGTTATCAACTCCTTTGTTCATGTTGAACAGTACAAGAAAAAGTTTCCTCTAAAG TTTTATCAGGAGATCTTTGAAGGGCCATTTCTGACAAAAACGGGCGAGTATTACAAACAAGAAGCCTCCAACCTACTGCAAGAATCCAACTGTTCTCAGTATATGGAGAAG GTTTTAGGGCGGTTGAAAGATGAAGAGGTGCGATGTCGGAAGTACCTGCACCCGAGCTCCTACGCCAAAGTCATTCACGAATGCCAGCAGAGGATGGTGGCCGACCATCTGCAGTTTCTGCATGGGGAGTGCCAGAACATCGTCAGACAAGAGAAGAGAGACg ACATGGCGAACATGTACACGCTGCTGCGGGCTGTCTCCAACGGCTTACCTCACATGATACAAGAGCTGCAGGTGCACATTCATGATGAGGGTCTCCGAGCCACCAGTAACCTCTCTCAGGAAAAT ATGCCAACCCAGTTTGTGGAGTCTGTGTTGGAGGTTCATAGTAAATTTGTCCAGTTGATTAACACAGTGTTGAATGGGGACCAGCATTTTATGAGCGCACTTGACAAG GCATTGACTTCAGTAGTAAACTACAGAGAGCCTAAATCCATCTGTAAAGCGCCTGAACTG CTTGCCAAGTACTGTGACAATCTGCTAAAGAAGTCAGCGAAGGGGATGACTGAGAACGAGGTGGAGGATAAGCTGACCAGCTTCATCACTGTTTTCAAGTACATTGATGACAAAGATGTCTTTCAAAAG TTTTATGCAAGAATGCTTGCTAAGAGATTAATACACGGCCTCTCCTTATCCATGGACTCAGAGGAGGCCATGATCAACAAACTTAAG CAAGCGTGTGGCTATGAGTTCACAAGCAAACTGCACAGAATGTACACAGACATGAGCGTTAGTGCCGACCTCAACAACAAGTTCAACAACTTCATCAAAACCCAGGAGATAGTGGTGGACCTGGGTATCAGCTTTCAGATCTACGTGTTACAG GCAGGTGCATGGCCTCTTACACAGGTCCCCTCCTCTACGTTCGCCATCCCTCAGGAACTGGAGAAGAGTGTACAGATG TTTGAGTTGTTTTATAATCAGCATTTCAGCGGGAGGAAGCTGACCTGGTTACACTATCTTTGCACAG gtgagGTGAAGATGAACTACCTGTCCAAACCCTATGTGGCCATGGTTACTACCTATCAAATGGCGGTGCTGCTGGCCTTCAACAACAGCGAGACTGTGGGGTATAAAGAGCTGCAGGACAGCACACAGATGAGTGAGAAGGAGCTGCAGAAGACCATCAAGTCCCTGCTGGATGTCAAGATGATCAATCATGACTCACAGAAA GAGGAAATTGAGGCCGAATCTACTTTTTCACTAAATATGAGTTTCACTAGTAAAAGAACCAAGTTTAAGATCACTACGTCAATGCAGCGGGACACACCACAG GAGATGGAACAGACGAGGAGTGCTGTGGACGAAGACAGGAAAATGTATTTACAGGCTGCTATAGTGAGGATTATGAAAGCCAGGAAGATCCTGAGACACAATGCCCTCATACAAGAA GTGATCAACCAGTCTAAAGCCAGATTCAACCCCAGTATCAGCATGATCAAGAAGTGCATCGAAGTGCTTATCGACAAGCAGTACATTGAGCGGAGCCAGACATCTGCGGACGAGTACAGCTACGTCGCATAA